tgagtgtgtgtgtgtgagagtgagtgagtgagtgagtgagtgagtgtgagtgtgtgagagtgagtgagtgagtgagtgagtgagtgagtgagtgagtgagtgtgagtgtgtgtgtgtgtgtgagtgagtgtgtgtgagtgtgtgagagtgagtgagtgagtgagtgagtgagtgtgagtgtgtgagagtgagtgagtgagtgagtgagtgagtgtgagtgtgtgtgtgtgtgtgagtgtgtgagtgagtgtgtgtgagtgtgagagtgagtgtgtgtgtttgtacctgtgCTATCCAGGCCATGTAGCAGGCAGGTACAGCTGACACACTGGGGGAGTCATGTTGGTTCTCAGACAGACGAACCCCATCAAAACTACAGCCCTCCAACTGCAGACCACCCACctacagacatacagagagatggggagaggaggggggagacaggagagaaaagagagagagagagagagagatggggagagagaggagagaaaagagagagagagaaagagatggggagaggaggggggtgagagaggagagaaaaaagagagagaaagagatggggagagagaggagagaaagagagagagagagaaagagatggggagaggagggggtgagagaggagagaaaagagagagagaaagagatggggagagagaggagagaaaagagggagagaaagaaatggggagaggaggggggtgagaggagagaaaaagagagagagagagatggggagacagaaagaggtacATCATTAGAAGCTGAGCTGTGTATCACAGTTAACTCTAAACACAACCATTTAAGTGATATACAGCATGaaagggagatgagggagagaacgAATGATGTAATGGATGGAGAAGGAAGGCCCTCTCTCCTGTGTAAGTAATGTCATGTGTGTGCAGTATGATGTCATATTGGTGACTCAGGACTTACacaggcttgtgtgtgtgtctgtgtgtgtgtctgtgtgtgtgtgtgtgtctgtgtgtgtgtgtgtctgtgtgtgtctgtgtgtgtgtgtgtgtgtgtgtgtgtgtgtgtgtgtgtgtgtgtgtgtgtgtgtgtgtgtgtgtgagagactagcAGAGGGGGGGGGCTCTGGCGTCTGGTCAACCAAACACAccttataaatgtgtgtgtgagatcattGTGAAAGATGAATAATATTTTCTCTCAGCTGAGATGTCTGAAAGGAGTTTCCCCGTCTCCTCCCTGCAGCTGTAGCACTCTCTGCCCACgtctgtcaccctctctctccgtctccctctctctgtctccctctctctgtctccctcgctctgtctccctctctctctgtctccctctctctctgtctccgtctctctctgtctccgtctctctctgtctccgtctctctctgtctccctctctctctgtctccctctctctctgtctccctctctctctgtctccctccgtgtctctctgtctccgtgtctctctgtctctctctctctccgtctctctctctctccgtctctctctctctccgtctctctctctctccgtctctctctctccgtctctctctctctccgtctctctctctctccgtctccctctctccgtctctccgtctctctctgtctccgtctctctctgtctctctctctctccgtctctctctctctccgtctctctctctctccgtctctctctctctccgtctccctctctgcccgtctccctctctgcccgtctccctctctgcccgtctccctctctgcccgtctccctctctccgtctccctctctccgtctccctctctctccgtctccctctctctccgtctccctctctctccgtctccctctctctctctccctccctcgctccaacCCTCTATCcatgtttctgtctttctctctctccgtctccctctctccgtctccctctctccgtcccctctctccgtctccctctctccgtctccctctctccgtctccctctctccgtctctctctctctctctctccctctctccgtctccctctctccgtctccctctctctccgtctccctctctccgtctccctctctccgtctctccctctccgtctctccctctccgtctctccctctctccgtctctccctctctccgtccgtctccctctccctgtctccctcttcttgtctccctctctctctccctccctcgctccaaccctctctccatgtttctgtctttctctctccgtctccctctctctgtctcccgctctctctccctccctcgctccaaccctctctccatgtttctgtctttctctctctccgtctccctctctccgtccccgtctctccgtccccctctctccgtccccctctctccctctctccgtctccgtctctccgtccccgtctctccgtctctctctctccatccctctctctccgtctccctctctccgtctctccctctctccgtctccctctctccgtctccgtctctccgtccccgtctctccgtctccctctctccatcccccctctctccgtctccctctctccgtctccctctctccgtccccctctctccgtctcctctctccatcccctctctccgtctccctctctccgtctccctctctccgtctctctctctctccgtccctctctctctctctccgtctcccctctctccgtctccctctctctccgtctccctctctctccgtctccctctctccgtctccctctctccgtctccctctctccgtctgtcctctccgtctctccgtctctcctctctctcatccgtctcctctctcctgtctccctcttcctgtctccctctctctctccctccctcgctccaaccctctctccatgtttctgtctttctctctctcgtctccctctctccgtctccctctctctccgtctccctctctctccgtctccctctctccgtcccccctctctccgtctcctctctctctccctccctcgctccaaccctctctccatgtttctgtctttctctctctctgtctccctctctccgtctccctctctctccgtctccctctctctccgtctccctctctccgtccgtctccctctccctgtctccctcttcctgtctccctctctctctcccctccctcgctccaaccctctctccatgtttctgtctttctctctctctgtctccctctctccgtctccctctctctccgtctccatctctccgtccgtctccctcttcctgtctcctctctctctccctccctcgctccaaccctctctccatgtttctgtctttctctctccgtctccctctctctgtctcccgctctctctccctcctcgctccaaccctctctccatgtttctgtctttctctctctccgtctccctctctccgtctccctctctccatccccgtctctccgtccccgtctctccgtctccctctctccgtcccctctctccgtctccctctctccgtccccctctctccgtctcctctctccgtcccctctctccgtctccctctctccgtctccctctctccgtcccccctctctccgtctccctctctccgtctccctctctccgtctccctctctccgtctccctctctccgtctctctctctctccgtctctctctctctccgtctccctctctccgtctccctctctctccgtctccctctctccgtctccctctctccgtctcccctctctccgtctccctctctccgtctctcccctctccgtctctccctctctccgtccgtctccctctccctgtctccctcttcctgtctccctcttcctgtctcctctctctctccctccctcgctccaaccctctctccatgtttctgtctttctctctctccgtctccctctctccgtctccctctctccatccctctctctccgtccccgtctctccgtctccctctctccgtcccctctctccgtctccctctctcgtccccctctctccgtctccctctctccgtccctctctctccgtctccctctctccgtctccctctctccgtccccctctctccgtctccctctctccgtctccctctctccgtctccctctctcgtctccctctctccgtctctccctctctccgtccctctctctctcgtctccctctctccgtctccctctctctccgtctccctctctctccgtctccctctctccgtctccctctctccgtctccctctctccgtctctccctctccgtctctccctctctccgtccgtctccctctccctgtctccctcttcctgtctccctctctctctccctccctcgctccaaccctctctccatgtttctgtctttctctctctccgtctccctctctccgtctccctctctctccgtctccctctctccgtccccctctctccgtctccctctctccgtctccctctctctccctctctcgctccaacctctctccatgtttctgtctttctctctctctgtctccctctctccgtctccctctctctccgtctccctctctccgtccgtctctctctccctgtctccctcttcctgtctcctctctctctccctcctcgctccaaccctctctccatgtttctgtctttctctctccgtctccctctctctgtctcccgctctctctctcctcgctccaaccctctctccatgtttctgtctttctctctctccgtctccctctctccgtctccctctctccgtccccgtctctccgtccccgtctctccgtctccgtccctctctccatctccctctctccgtcccctctctccgtccccctctctccgtctccctctctccgtctctctgtccccgtctccctctctccgtcccctctctccgtctcctctctccgtccccctctctccgtccccctctctccgtccccctctctccgtctccctctctccgtctccctctctccgtccccgtctctccgtctcctctctcgtcccccgtctctccgtccccgtctctccgtcccctctctctccctctccctctctctctccctcctcgctccaaccctctctccatgtttctgtctttctctctctccgtctccctctctccgtctccctctctctccgtctccctctctccgtctccctctctccgtctccctctctccgtctccctctctctctccctcctcgctccaaccctctctccatgtttctgtctttctctctctccatctccctctctccgtctccctctctctcgtctccctctctccgtccccctctctccgtctccctctctctctcgtccccctctctctctcgtcccctctctctctccgtccccctctctccgtctccctctccctctctctctccccctcgctccaaccctctctccatgtttctgtctttctctatctctgtcctcctctgttcCCTGAGTGTTTACAGCATCATTGGGTTGTTGTAATGTACCTTGACTTGGAGTTGAGCCTCTGCTATGGGACTCTTCCATGATGCCACAAACTTCAGACTGTCCATGGAACAGCCCATAGACCTGACACAATGGACTAGGTATTAATACACACGTCATattcacagaaagagactgacacaCACTGTGGGGTGTTACCTGGCAGTCTCCTGTCGCAGGGCGTTGAGGAAGGTATCAGGGTGGAAGAGTTCAGACAGATCAACAGCATCAGACAGTAGAACCTGTCTTTCTGCACGCTCCACCCAACtctacacacacagaaaaacaacagGAGtcactgtgtgaatgtgtgtatgtatgtgtgggtgtgtgtatgtatgtatgtgtacgtgtgtgtgcatatatgtgtgtgtgtatgaatgcgtGTATGTGTATGACAGTTTGTGTTATAGACACACGCTCTCTCTGTCCAAACAGAGCCAGCTGGgagcagaggacagacagacagacagacagacagacagacagacagacagacagacagacgaagacagacagacagacagacagacagacagacagacagacagacagacagacagacagacagacagacagacgaagtaAAGGAGAAGTCAATAGGGGAGTTAAATTAAAAGTGATTCTGTCTCCTTGTCCTTTTATCAGAGACACAGATCAACAGGAGAGATGCAGAAACAGCACTGACCTCAATTACCTCCCGCTGCaggcaccgtgtgtgtgtgtgtgtgtgtgtgtgtgtgtgtgtgcgtgagagagtaaGTGTGTAAACAGGCACGCAGTCACCAAGAGCACATCTACACTGAAGTAGTCCTCTGCAGAGCAGAAATGAATACATGgcatcatgctgtttgtatggcaGAACACCAGGGAGAAGACTAACAGTAGATGGAAACACCATCATTCCATTTTGTTCACCTTAACCAACTTTAGGCACGAAGCAGCTTCCTCATAAACGACAAAAAAAATAACTGAATTTGAGGTCAGTTGAAAAACATGCTGACAGACTACAAACAGAATGAGCTACGATCTGATTTAATCTCTATAATAAATTGATTCTTTTTATGCTCATTGTCTATCTCAATTGGCTGACAAATAGATGTGAGCAAGCTTTCACTGAAGACAAATGCAccagctacacaaacacacataaacacaagaataacacgcgcacacacacacactgtgagatTGTCCCAAGGCATGAATAATGCAGACTTAGTGTTGTGTGGTGGTtagcattctgtgtgtgtgtgtgtgtg
Above is a window of Salmo salar unplaced genomic scaffold, Ssal_v3.1, whole genome shotgun sequence DNA encoding:
- the LOC123732853 gene encoding cytoplasmic dynein 2 heavy chain 1-like translates to MQYLRAVVTRALAIQSWVERAERQVLLSDAVDLSELFHPDTFLNALRQETARSMGCSMDSLKFVASWKSPIAEAQLQVKVGGLQLEGCSFDGVRLSENQHDSPSVSAVPACYMAWIAQCSSGSYSPEEVISLPVYTSSERVSVVTHVTLPCGRNPDQWIQNGAALFLKQQ